One window from the genome of Paraclostridium sordellii encodes:
- a CDS encoding sigma-54 interaction domain-containing protein yields the protein MYNDFRGFINHLENPAILCKENGEILEFNSQMKNILKFVDVDKPSNIADLDSTFSNKDSFSNNRKNIRLRDLNIFVDIYPVRDCKNEIQYIYLFEKTMITDNIVEDIIEHIDEVVVIFNKDGVIEKMNSLCDEILPFKRKDVLGRSIDKLVYMGLVEEPIILNMLEVKKKTYKNIVYPGGKVIAYTAVPIFDNEENVKGGVLTGRDISRVINLESHTKHNGIETSSEYISKSKVMENIKNLVKRAAASDSAIFITGESGVGKEIVARTICKYSPRRDKPFIAINCGAIPNELLESEFFGYEEGAFTGAKKCGRKGLFEQANGGTIFLDEIGELPLQMQKKLLRVIQENTVTRVGGSKPIKINVRYISATNISNEDLHDNFKFRQDLYYRLSVIPIKIPPLRERKEDIEPLVEHFLSLYNDKYNRDVKISPQVMNLLNSHSWPGNIRELKNIIERFIVLSVKNTIGEDEFNMLKNLDDTSRERTFELPIVVNGIVNLNEAYKIVDQIIIPRAIDRYGSITKASEQIGINSSTIHRKIKSGYIKL from the coding sequence GTGTACAATGATTTTAGAGGCTTTATCAATCACTTAGAGAATCCTGCAATTTTATGCAAGGAAAATGGTGAAATACTAGAATTTAATTCGCAAATGAAAAATATTTTGAAATTTGTAGATGTGGACAAGCCATCAAATATAGCTGATTTAGATAGTACATTTAGTAATAAAGATAGTTTTTCAAATAATAGAAAAAATATAAGACTTAGAGACTTAAACATATTTGTAGATATTTATCCTGTTAGAGACTGTAAAAATGAAATACAATATATCTATTTATTTGAAAAAACTATGATAACGGATAATATTGTTGAGGACATAATTGAGCATATAGATGAGGTTGTAGTTATATTTAATAAAGATGGTGTTATAGAAAAAATGAATAGCTTATGCGATGAAATACTTCCATTTAAAAGAAAAGATGTTTTAGGGAGAAGTATTGATAAGTTAGTTTATATGGGGTTAGTAGAAGAACCAATAATACTTAATATGCTAGAGGTTAAGAAAAAAACTTATAAAAATATAGTCTATCCTGGGGGAAAAGTAATAGCATATACGGCAGTTCCTATATTTGATAATGAGGAAAATGTAAAAGGTGGGGTATTAACAGGAAGGGATATTTCTAGAGTTATAAACTTAGAATCGCATACTAAGCATAATGGAATAGAAACTAGTTCAGAGTATATAAGCAAAAGTAAAGTTATGGAGAACATAAAAAATTTAGTAAAAAGAGCAGCTGCATCTGATTCAGCAATTTTTATAACTGGGGAATCTGGAGTGGGTAAAGAAATAGTAGCTAGAACAATATGTAAATACAGTCCCAGAAGAGACAAACCTTTTATAGCTATAAACTGTGGGGCAATTCCTAATGAATTACTAGAATCTGAGTTTTTTGGATACGAGGAAGGTGCATTTACTGGAGCCAAAAAATGTGGGAGAAAAGGTTTATTTGAACAGGCAAATGGAGGGACTATATTCTTGGATGAGATAGGGGAATTACCACTTCAAATGCAAAAAAAATTACTTAGAGTTATACAAGAAAATACAGTAACTAGGGTTGGTGGAAGTAAACCAATTAAAATTAATGTAAGATATATAAGCGCTACTAATATATCAAATGAGGATTTACATGATAATTTTAAATTTAGACAAGATTTATATTATAGACTTAGTGTAATACCTATAAAAATACCTCCACTTCGAGAAAGAAAGGAAGATATTGAGCCTTTAGTTGAACATTTCTTGAGTTTATACAATGATAAATACAATAGAGATGTAAAGATTTCTCCTCAGGTTATGAATTTACTAAATAGTCATTCTTGGCCTGGCAATATAAGAGAATTGAAGAATATTATTGAAAGATTTATAGTACTATCAGTTAAAAATACTATAGGAGAAGATGAGTTTAATATGCTTAAAAATTTAGATGATACATCTAGGGAAAGAACTTTTGAACTGCCTATAGTGGTAAATGGAATTGTGAATTTAAATGAAGCATATAAAATAGTAGATCAAATAATTATACCTAGAGCTATAGATAGATATGGCTCAATTACAAAGGCATCAGAACAGATAGGTATAAATTCATCTACTATACATAGAAAAATAAAGAGTGGATATATAAAACTTTAA
- the fba gene encoding class II fructose-1,6-bisphosphate aldolase, with translation MLVSAKEMLNKAREGKYAVGQFNINNLEWTKAILLTAQENNSPVILGVSEGAGKYMGGYKTIVGMVNGMLEELNITVPVALHLDHGSYEGAKKVIEAGFSSVMFDGSHYSIEENIAKTKEIIDIAHAKGISVEAEVGSIGGEEDGVVGAGEIADPNECKLIADLGVDMLAAGIGNIHGQYPKNWAGLNFDALEAINKATGDMPLVLHGGTGIPADMIQKAISLGVSKINVNTECQLVFAAATRKYIEEGKDLQGKGFDPRKLLAPGFESIKSIVKEKMELFGSVNKA, from the coding sequence ATGTTAGTTTCAGCTAAAGAAATGTTAAACAAAGCTAGAGAAGGTAAGTATGCTGTTGGTCAATTCAACATCAATAACTTAGAATGGACTAAAGCAATTTTACTTACTGCTCAGGAAAACAATTCTCCAGTTATATTAGGGGTATCTGAAGGTGCTGGTAAGTATATGGGAGGATATAAAACTATAGTTGGTATGGTTAATGGAATGTTAGAAGAATTAAATATAACTGTTCCAGTTGCTCTACATTTAGACCATGGTAGTTACGAGGGAGCTAAAAAAGTAATAGAAGCAGGATTCTCTTCTGTTATGTTTGATGGTTCTCACTACTCTATAGAAGAAAATATAGCTAAAACAAAAGAAATAATAGATATAGCTCACGCTAAAGGAATATCTGTAGAAGCAGAAGTTGGTTCTATAGGTGGAGAAGAAGATGGAGTTGTTGGTGCTGGTGAAATAGCAGATCCTAACGAATGTAAATTAATAGCTGACTTAGGAGTTGATATGTTAGCTGCTGGTATAGGTAACATACATGGACAATATCCTAAAAACTGGGCTGGATTAAACTTTGATGCTTTAGAAGCAATAAATAAAGCTACAGGTGATATGCCACTAGTTTTACACGGTGGAACTGGTATACCTGCTGATATGATACAAAAAGCTATCTCTTTAGGTGTATCTAAAATAAATGTTAACACTGAGTGTCAATTAGTTTTTGCTGCTGCAACTCGTAAATATATAGAAGAAGGAAAAGACTTACAAGGCAAAGGTTTTGACCCTCGTAAGCTTCTTGCTCCAGGATTCGAATCTATAAAATCAATTGTAAAAGAAAAAATGGAATTATTCGGTTCTGTAAACAAAGCTTAA